A portion of the Cryptomeria japonica chromosome 5, Sugi_1.0, whole genome shotgun sequence genome contains these proteins:
- the LOC131036483 gene encoding kinesin-like protein KIN-14I — protein sequence MIEIYNEQVRDLLGTDASHKKLDIRNNGHNGFNVPDASVLPVNSISDVLDLMNSGQKNRTISSTALNDRSSRSHSVLTVHVQGTDCVSGCSLHSCLHLVDLAGSERVDNPEVTGDRLKEAQHINKSLSSLGDVIAALAQKNSHVPYRNSKLTQLLQDWLGGQAKTLMFVHISLELDLYGETLSTLKFSKRVATVELGAPRVNKESAEVRDWEIELAYLLSNKTNNLNVFTHLELKNNQSRSVSSNLFSKKIPDEKTANSIPGDRNHCYAEVNRNYVKSINSVRVGSNRESDLETVCNGNTPNKSGLKTANEGSSTESPYNKNEDSSERSGESDGSDAGDLSTVFADDHGDRKWVEGQIETFKQIYMV from the exons ATGATAGAGATATACAATGAACAAGTGAGAGATCTTCTTGGCACAGATGCCTCACACAAGAAATTAGATATTCGAAACAATGGACACAACGGATTTAATGTACCAGATGCCAGTGTTTTGCCAGTTAATTCGATATCTGATGTCTTAGACTTGATGAATTCTGGCCAAAAGAATCGCACTATTAGCTCTACCGCCCTCAATGACCGCAGCAGTCGTTCTCACAGTGTATTGACTGTGCATGTACAAGGCACAGATTGTGTATCTGGATGCAGCCTTCATAGCTGCCTACATTTAGTGGATCTTGCTGGAAGTGAGAGGGTGGACAATCCTGAAGTAACAGGAGATCGGTTGAAGGAGGCCCAGCACATCAATAAGTCTCTTTCATCTCTAGGAGATGTGATTGCAGCACTGGCACAGAAAAATTCACATGTACCATATCGAAACAGCAAGTTGACTCAATTGCTTCAAGATTGGTTAGGGGGTCAGGCAAAGACCTTGATGTTTGTTCACATTAGTCTTGAATTGGATTTGTACGGAGAGACACTTAGCACTCTTAAATTTTCTAAAAGGGTGGCTACCGTTGAACTTGGTGCTCCTCGGGTAAACAAAGAAAGTGCAGAAGTCCGTGATT GGGAAATCGAGTTGGCTTACCTACTTTCAAATAAAACTAACAATCTGAACGTTTTCACTCATTTGGAGTTGAAAAACA ATCAGAGCCGATCCGTGTCTTCAAATTTGTTTTCCAAGAAGATTCCTGATGAAAAGACAGCAAATTCTATACCAGGTGATAGAAATCATTGCTATGCAGAGGTTAATAGAAACTATGTCAAATCTATTAATAGTGTAAGGGTTGGAAGCAATCGTGAATCTGATCTGGAGACGGTTTGCAATGGCAATACTCCAAATAAAAGTGGGCTTAAGACGGCCAATGAGGGAAGTTCTACTGAATCACCATACAATAAAAATGAAGATTCATCAGAGCGTTCTGGTGAAAGTGATGGTTCAGATGCTGGTGATTTGTCCACCGTATTTGCAGATGACCATGGAGACCGCAAATGGGTGGAGGGACaaatagaaactttcaagcaaatctATATGGTGTAG